In a genomic window of Microterricola viridarii:
- the hisH gene encoding imidazole glycerol phosphate synthase subunit HisH: MSAPSVVVLDYGTGNVHSAVKALELAGADVTLTADRKLAQEADGLLVPGVGAFSAVMSALRAVRGDEIIDRRLGGGRPVMGICVGMQVLFEHGVERGVDTEGLGEWPGAVTELPAEVLPHMGWNTIETGENSVLFNGVEDERFYFVHSYAAQSWTLDVMPPFPEPSLSWAEHGGRFLAAVENGPLSATQFHPEKSGDAGIRLLKNWLDSLRSA; the protein is encoded by the coding sequence GTGAGCGCACCGAGCGTCGTCGTCCTCGACTACGGAACCGGCAATGTGCACTCGGCCGTCAAGGCCCTGGAGCTCGCCGGCGCCGACGTCACCCTGACGGCAGACCGCAAGCTCGCCCAGGAGGCCGACGGCCTGCTGGTTCCCGGTGTCGGGGCGTTCAGCGCGGTGATGAGCGCGCTGCGCGCCGTGCGCGGCGACGAGATCATCGACCGGCGCCTCGGCGGCGGCCGGCCCGTGATGGGCATCTGCGTCGGCATGCAGGTCTTGTTCGAGCACGGCGTCGAGCGCGGCGTCGACACGGAGGGCCTCGGCGAGTGGCCGGGCGCCGTCACCGAGCTGCCGGCCGAGGTGCTGCCGCACATGGGCTGGAACACGATCGAGACCGGCGAGAACTCCGTGCTGTTCAACGGCGTCGAGGACGAGCGCTTCTACTTCGTGCACTCCTACGCGGCCCAGAGCTGGACGCTCGATGTCATGCCGCCCTTCCCCGAGCCGAGCCTGAGCTGGGCGGAGCACGGCGGGCGCTTCCTCGCAGCGGTCGAGAACGGGCCGCTCTCCGCCACGCAATTCCACCCAGAGAAGTCGGGGGATGCCGGCATCCGCCTGTTGAAGAACTGGCTGGACTCCCTGCGCTCAGCCTGA
- a CDS encoding histidinol-phosphate transaminase — MTNLSDLPLRDDLVGQQPYGAPQAAVPVALNVNENSHGIPEDVAHDIVARVAAAVLSVNRYPDREFTELRESFARYLGHGLDAANIWAANGSNEVLQHILQAFGGPGRTLLSFTPTYSMYPLLASGTGTEWIGVPRGADYTISPEDAAAAVREHQPNIIFLCSPNNPTGTPLPLAVIEAVYEASQYDDGAAIVVVDEAYAEFSPEGTPSALGLLPGRPRLLVSRTMSKAFAFAGARVGYLAADPAVTDALRLVRLPYHLSAFTQAAANAALAHSAEMLGMVGEIRVQRDRLVRELGALGYEPYESASNFVLFGGVADPHAVFEALLARGILIREVSLPGQMRVTAGTEAETTAFLTALAEIGPDGRGSGGPGGAASQAPGGE; from the coding sequence GTGACGAATCTCAGCGATCTCCCCCTCCGTGACGACCTTGTCGGGCAGCAGCCGTACGGCGCCCCGCAGGCCGCCGTCCCCGTTGCCCTCAACGTCAACGAGAACAGCCACGGCATCCCGGAGGACGTCGCCCACGACATCGTGGCCCGCGTCGCCGCGGCCGTGCTCAGCGTGAACCGCTACCCGGACCGCGAGTTCACCGAGCTGCGCGAGAGCTTCGCCCGCTACCTCGGCCACGGCCTCGACGCCGCCAACATCTGGGCGGCGAACGGCTCCAACGAGGTGCTGCAGCACATCCTGCAGGCCTTCGGCGGCCCCGGCCGCACCCTGCTCAGCTTCACGCCCACCTATTCGATGTACCCGCTGCTCGCCTCCGGCACCGGAACGGAGTGGATCGGCGTGCCGCGCGGCGCCGACTACACGATCAGCCCGGAGGATGCCGCAGCGGCCGTGCGCGAGCACCAGCCCAACATCATCTTCCTCTGCTCCCCGAACAACCCCACCGGCACGCCGCTTCCGCTGGCTGTCATCGAGGCCGTCTACGAGGCCAGCCAGTATGACGACGGCGCCGCGATCGTCGTCGTCGACGAGGCGTACGCCGAGTTCTCGCCGGAGGGCACGCCGAGTGCGCTCGGCCTCCTGCCCGGCCGGCCGCGCCTGCTCGTCTCACGCACCATGAGCAAGGCCTTCGCCTTCGCCGGTGCCCGGGTCGGCTACCTGGCCGCAGACCCCGCCGTCACCGACGCGCTGCGCCTGGTGCGCCTCCCGTACCACCTGTCCGCCTTCACACAGGCCGCGGCCAATGCCGCGCTGGCGCACTCCGCCGAGATGCTCGGCATGGTCGGCGAGATCCGGGTGCAGCGCGACCGCCTCGTGCGGGAGCTCGGCGCGCTCGGCTACGAGCCCTACGAGAGCGCGAGCAACTTCGTGCTGTTCGGGGGCGTGGCCGACCCGCACGCCGTCTTCGAGGCGCTGCTGGCCCGCGGCATCCTGATCCGCGAGGTCAGCCTGCCCGGCCAGATGCGCGTCACGGCCGGGACAGAGGCCGAGACGACGGCGTTCCTGACCGCGCTGGCCGAGATCGGCCCCGACGGCCGCGGTTCCGGCGGGCCCGGCGGGGCAGCGTCACAGGCCCCCGGCGGTGAATAG
- the hisB gene encoding imidazoleglycerol-phosphate dehydratase HisB, whose amino-acid sequence MILSAPRTASIRRETSESSIELSINLDGTGVADIQTSVPFYDHLLTAFAKHSLTDLTVRAHGDTEIDVHHTVEDIGIALGFAIREALGDKSGISRYGDALVPLDEALVQAVVDISGRPYLVHSGEPAGFEYHLIGGHFTGSMVRHVFEAITYNAALTVHITVLGGRDAHHIAEAEFKAFARAFRQAKAVDPLVVGIPSTKGAL is encoded by the coding sequence ATGATCCTTTCTGCGCCCCGTACCGCCTCGATTCGCCGCGAGACCAGCGAGTCCAGCATCGAGCTGTCGATCAACCTGGACGGAACCGGCGTCGCCGACATCCAGACCTCCGTCCCGTTCTACGACCACCTGCTCACGGCGTTCGCGAAGCACTCGCTGACCGACCTCACGGTGCGCGCCCACGGCGACACCGAGATCGACGTGCACCACACCGTCGAGGACATCGGCATCGCGCTCGGCTTCGCGATCCGCGAGGCGCTCGGCGACAAGAGCGGCATCTCCCGGTACGGCGACGCCCTCGTCCCGCTCGACGAGGCGCTCGTGCAGGCCGTCGTCGACATCTCCGGCCGCCCGTACCTCGTGCACAGCGGCGAGCCGGCCGGCTTCGAGTACCACCTCATCGGCGGCCACTTTACCGGCTCGATGGTGCGACACGTCTTCGAGGCCATCACCTACAACGCTGCCCTCACCGTGCACATCACCGTGCTGGGCGGCCGCGACGCGCACCACATCGCCGAGGCCGAGTTCAAGGCCTTCGCGCGAGCCTTCCGCCAGGCCAAGGCCGTCGACCCGCTCGTCGTCGGCATCCCCTCCACCAAGGGCGCGCTGTGA